A genomic window from Paenibacillus thermoaerophilus includes:
- a CDS encoding TIM-barrel domain-containing protein has translation MRLFSRGKAAAARLLAVVLAASLLSFGHPERSDAYAGSLGNVLNASVAGDKLTLTIDNGAEPNDDILELLVAGENILKVDYRPNGVAASPDTPMIDPNKTWSAVGASIDTSGNPIVIATPRMRIEIAKFPARLTVKKADGTTLLWEPPGGGVFYDGIRFMRSPSDNLYGIRGWNAFETVDGGQKLLRNNNSHGAHAGEQGDAGGPFVWSTRGYGLLVDSDGGYPYTDSTGKLEFYYGGTPAEGRRYAKNDLEYYIMLGDPKEIMGAFAEITGKSPMMPKWSLGFSNFEWNTNQTELTSMVDTYRAKNIPLDSYGLDYDWKRYGENNYGEFKWNTANFPSAATNALKASMDARGVKMIGITKPRIVTKDAGGNPTIQYADAESGGYWYPGHFEYQDYFIPVQVRSIDPYNPAARSWYWDHSKEAFDKGIVGWWNDETDKVSSGGVTLWFGNFTTTHLSQAMYEGQRAYTNGNARVWQTARTFYPGAQRYATTHWSGDIGIQFYKGEQIGWAAGMQEQRAVLLSAVNMGQPKVGMDAGGFNKQDGTTYNPSPELYARWLQFSAFTPVFRVHGNNGQQRQPWFYGSTAEEAAKSAIRLRYSLLPYMYAYERSAYENGVGLMRPLMFEFPSDSNVADTVDAWMFGDYLLAAPVVDKGQTVKNIYLPAGTWIDYFRGTVYTGGQTIAYPVNADSWSDIPLFIRKGAIIPTQKVQDYVGQSAVQSVDVDVFADMASTSFTYYDDDGSSYQYESGNYFKQKLTARDNGASGITLDVEGKTGTYAPALQYYVLKIHGKAGTSVKSNGVALTSYADLNALRAASGEGWAVGKDIYGDVTYVKIRAAATSGKSVAVSGSAPVSATSYKYEAEDASLSGNTVATKATVNNNHAGYSGSGFADGLGQPGAAVTFYADVKTAGDYSVALRYANATGSDKSLSVFVNGKRIKTTVLGPLANWDTWATKTETIPMEAGRNAITYKYLADAGDTGNVNLDYITVPFQADIASYEAESALLGGGASVNRNHWNYSGTGFVDGMTAAGASAEFEVTVPSAGTYEVVLRYANGTGSAKTLSTYVNGAKIGQVSFPSPGSDWNAWERKTQSLALNAGRNRIAFKYDAGDSGNINLDRLLVSASAIGPLETERNLLDNGDFERPSGYSSGWTEWHPTGQALAYGVDGGLTTNPPEAAQTGSNRAYFWASGAYQQSIHQVVSVPVNNANYRLEAWVRLKNATPTVARAEISGHGGSAIYANITNDGVWKLIRIDNIFVTSGQIDVGFYVNSPGGTTLHIDDVRLVKP, from the coding sequence ATGCGTCTGTTCTCCAGAGGAAAAGCCGCAGCGGCGCGCTTGCTGGCCGTCGTCCTGGCCGCCTCGCTCTTGTCCTTCGGCCATCCCGAACGTTCGGATGCTTATGCCGGATCGCTCGGGAATGTGCTGAACGCTTCCGTCGCGGGAGACAAGCTTACGCTGACGATCGACAACGGAGCGGAGCCGAACGACGATATTCTGGAGCTGTTGGTGGCCGGGGAAAACATCCTGAAGGTCGATTACCGGCCGAACGGGGTGGCCGCAAGTCCCGACACGCCGATGATCGATCCCAATAAAACGTGGAGCGCCGTCGGCGCTTCCATCGATACGTCCGGCAATCCGATCGTGATTGCGACACCGCGGATGCGGATCGAGATCGCCAAGTTCCCGGCCCGCCTGACGGTCAAAAAAGCCGACGGAACGACGCTCCTGTGGGAGCCGCCCGGCGGCGGTGTCTTCTATGACGGCATTCGCTTCATGCGATCCCCATCGGACAATCTGTACGGAATCCGGGGATGGAACGCTTTCGAGACGGTGGACGGCGGCCAGAAACTGCTGCGCAACAACAACTCCCACGGCGCGCATGCCGGAGAACAGGGGGACGCGGGCGGACCGTTCGTCTGGTCGACGAGGGGGTACGGCCTGCTCGTGGACAGCGACGGCGGTTATCCGTACACGGACAGCACCGGCAAGCTGGAGTTCTACTATGGGGGAACGCCGGCCGAAGGAAGACGATACGCGAAAAACGATCTGGAATACTACATCATGCTGGGCGATCCGAAGGAGATCATGGGAGCCTTCGCCGAAATTACCGGCAAAAGCCCGATGATGCCGAAATGGTCGCTCGGCTTCTCCAACTTCGAATGGAATACGAATCAAACCGAATTGACGTCGATGGTCGATACGTACCGGGCGAAAAACATCCCGCTCGACAGCTACGGGCTGGATTACGATTGGAAGCGTTACGGGGAGAACAACTACGGCGAGTTCAAGTGGAATACGGCCAACTTCCCGAGTGCGGCCACAAACGCTTTGAAGGCAAGCATGGATGCCAGAGGCGTCAAGATGATCGGCATCACGAAGCCGCGCATCGTCACCAAGGACGCGGGCGGCAATCCGACGATCCAGTATGCCGACGCCGAGAGCGGCGGATACTGGTACCCCGGCCATTTCGAATACCAGGATTATTTTATCCCGGTCCAGGTCAGAAGCATCGATCCGTACAATCCGGCCGCGCGGTCCTGGTATTGGGATCATTCCAAGGAGGCGTTCGACAAAGGCATCGTCGGCTGGTGGAACGACGAGACCGACAAAGTATCGTCCGGCGGGGTGACGCTGTGGTTCGGCAACTTCACGACGACGCATCTGTCGCAAGCGATGTACGAAGGCCAGCGGGCGTATACGAACGGCAACGCCCGGGTCTGGCAGACGGCCCGGACCTTTTATCCCGGAGCGCAGCGGTACGCCACGACCCATTGGTCCGGAGACATCGGCATTCAGTTCTACAAGGGCGAGCAGATCGGCTGGGCGGCCGGCATGCAGGAGCAGCGCGCCGTGCTGCTGTCGGCGGTTAATATGGGCCAGCCCAAGGTCGGCATGGACGCCGGCGGCTTCAACAAGCAGGACGGAACGACTTACAATCCGAGTCCCGAGCTGTATGCCCGCTGGCTGCAATTCAGCGCGTTCACGCCGGTGTTCCGGGTTCACGGGAACAATGGCCAGCAGCGCCAGCCCTGGTTCTACGGCAGCACGGCGGAGGAGGCGGCCAAGAGCGCGATTCGGCTTCGGTACTCCCTCCTGCCTTATATGTACGCCTACGAGAGAAGCGCCTACGAGAACGGCGTCGGCCTGATGCGTCCGCTGATGTTCGAGTTCCCGTCCGACTCGAATGTGGCGGATACGGTGGATGCCTGGATGTTCGGGGATTATCTGCTAGCCGCGCCCGTTGTCGACAAGGGCCAGACGGTCAAGAACATTTATCTTCCCGCGGGAACGTGGATCGATTACTTCCGGGGCACGGTCTATACAGGCGGGCAGACGATCGCCTACCCGGTCAACGCCGACAGTTGGAGCGACATTCCTCTGTTTATCCGCAAGGGAGCGATCATCCCGACTCAGAAGGTGCAGGATTACGTCGGCCAGAGCGCCGTCCAGAGCGTGGACGTGGACGTGTTCGCCGATATGGCGAGCACGAGCTTTACCTATTACGACGATGACGGCTCATCCTATCAGTACGAGTCCGGCAACTATTTCAAGCAGAAGCTGACCGCACGGGACAACGGCGCTTCCGGGATCACCCTCGACGTAGAGGGCAAAACGGGAACCTACGCTCCCGCCCTTCAATATTATGTGCTGAAAATTCACGGCAAGGCCGGAACTTCGGTCAAGAGCAACGGCGTCGCGCTGACGTCGTATGCCGATCTGAACGCGCTCCGGGCTGCTTCCGGCGAAGGCTGGGCGGTCGGTAAGGATATTTACGGCGATGTGACTTACGTCAAAATAAGAGCCGCAGCGACGTCGGGCAAGTCCGTTGCGGTATCCGGTTCAGCGCCCGTCTCCGCAACCTCGTACAAGTACGAAGCGGAGGACGCCTCCCTGTCCGGCAACACGGTGGCGACGAAAGCGACCGTCAACAACAACCATGCCGGTTATTCGGGCTCCGGCTTCGCGGACGGACTGGGACAACCGGGAGCCGCCGTTACCTTCTACGCCGACGTGAAGACGGCAGGCGACTATTCCGTCGCTCTCCGGTATGCCAATGCGACCGGCAGCGACAAGTCGCTGAGCGTGTTTGTCAACGGCAAGCGGATCAAGACGACGGTATTGGGCCCGCTAGCCAACTGGGACACCTGGGCGACGAAGACCGAGACGATCCCGATGGAGGCCGGGCGTAATGCGATTACCTATAAGTATTTGGCCGATGCGGGAGATACCGGAAATGTCAACCTGGATTATATAACGGTTCCCTTCCAGGCCGATATCGCCTCGTACGAAGCCGAGAGCGCCTTACTGGGAGGCGGGGCGTCCGTCAACAGGAATCATTGGAATTACAGCGGAACGGGATTCGTCGACGGCATGACCGCCGCGGGCGCATCCGCCGAATTCGAAGTAACCGTGCCGTCGGCCGGAACCTACGAGGTGGTGCTTCGCTACGCCAACGGCACCGGGTCCGCCAAAACGCTGAGCACGTATGTGAACGGGGCCAAAATCGGCCAAGTGTCGTTCCCGAGTCCGGGATCGGACTGGAACGCCTGGGAGCGCAAGACGCAATCGCTTGCGTTAAATGCGGGCCGCAACCGGATCGCGTTCAAGTACGATGCCGGCGACAGCGGGAATATCAACCTGGACCGGCTGCTCGTCTCCGCTTCGGCTATCGGCCCGCTGGAAACGGAACGGAACCTGCTGGACAACGGGGATTTTGAACGGCCGTCCGGGTACAGCAGCGGTTGGACGGAGTGGCATCCGACCGGTCAGGCTCTCGCCTACGGCGTGGACGGAGGGTTGACGACGAACCCGCCGGAGGCGGCTCAGACGGGCAGCAACCGGGCCTACTTCTGGGCGTCCGGGGCTTATCAGCAGAGCATCCACCAGGTCGTCAGCGTTCCCGTCAACAACGCGAACTACAGACTGGAGGCCTGGGTGCGGCTGAAAAACGCGACGCCCACGGTCGCGCGGGCGGAGATATCCGGCCACGGCGGCAGCGCCATTTATGCGAACATTACGAACGACGGCGTTTGGAAGCTTATCCGCATCGACAATATTTTCGTAACCAGCGGCCAGATCGACGTGGGCTTCTACGTGAATTCCCCGGGGGGGACGACGCTCCATATCGACGATGTCCGATTGGTGAAGCCATAA
- a CDS encoding Sir2 family NAD-dependent protein deacetylase, with translation MVRLYTCDGCPPRLICIIGKKFVLKITLSSTWLHSIATQNVDGFPAAAGSHAVVELHGNIRSIRCHRCKQEAKVSDFLNRHDGSFCRGPLRPNVVLFGEMLSEKAWNQAKAMVSRHGACQGDRNECTGVSG, from the coding sequence ATGGTCCGTTTATACACGTGTGATGGATGCCCCCCCAGATTAATCTGCATCATTGGAAAAAAATTTGTCTTGAAGATAACCCTCTCTTCCACCTGGCTACACAGCATCGCCACTCAGAATGTGGATGGCTTTCCTGCAGCGGCAGGGAGCCATGCGGTTGTCGAACTTCACGGGAATATTCGTTCGATACGATGCCACCGCTGCAAGCAGGAAGCGAAGGTCTCCGATTTCCTTAACCGGCATGACGGTTCATTCTGTCGCGGGCCATTACGGCCTAACGTGGTTCTTTTCGGAGAGATGCTTTCGGAGAAGGCATGGAATCAAGCAAAAGCAATGGTTTCGCGCCACGGAGCTTGTCAAGGTGATCGGAACGAGTGTACAGGTGTCTCCGGCTAA